Proteins co-encoded in one Callospermophilus lateralis isolate mCalLat2 chromosome 2, mCalLat2.hap1, whole genome shotgun sequence genomic window:
- the LOC143391095 gene encoding olfactory receptor 10G9, with amino-acid sequence MSNGSLVTTFFLTGLPHAPALDTMLFGLFLVIYILTVLGNLLILLVIRVESHLHTPMYYFLTNLSFIDMWFSTVTVPKMLMTLATPGGGAISFHSCVAQLYSFHFLGSTECFLYTVMSYDRFLAISYPLRYSSMMSGRVCALLAAGTWLSGSLHSAVQTTLTFRLPYCGPNQVQHYFCDAPPILKLACADTSANEMVIFVNIGVVASGCFLLIVLSYVSIVCSILRIRTSEGRHRAFQTCASHCIVVLCFFVPCVFIYLRPGSRDVMDGVVAVFYTVLTPLLNPVVYTLRNKEVKKALSKLKDKLAYSQSQ; translated from the coding sequence ATGTCAAACGGGAGCCTTGTGACAACGTTCTTCCTCACGGGCCTTCCCCATGCTCCAGCGCTGGACACCATGCTCTTTGGCCTCTTCCTGGTCATTTACATTCTCACTGTGCTGGGGAACCTCCTCATCCTGCTGGTGATCAGGGTGGAGTCccacctccacacccccatgtactaCTTCCTCACCAACCTGTCCTTCATTGACATGTGGTTCTCCACTGTCACGGTGCCCAAAATGCTGATGACCCTGGCCACCCCGGGAGGCGGGGCCATCTCCTTCCATAGCTGTGTGGCCCAGCTCTACTCCTTCCACTTCCTGGGGAGCACCGAGTGTTTCCTCTACACTGTCATGTCCTATGATCGCTTCCTGGCCATCAGTTACCCGCTCAGGTACTCCAGCATGATGAGTGGGAGAGTGTGTGCCCTCCTGGCCGCGGGCACCTGGCTCAGTGGCTCCTTGCACTCTgcggtccagaccaccctgacgtTCCGCCTGCCCTACTGTGGGCCCAACCAGGTCCAGCATTACTTCTGTGATGCTCCACCCATCCTCAAGCTGGCCTGTGCAGACACCTCGGCCAATGAGATGGTCATCTTTGTGAACATTGGGGTGGTGGCCTCGGGCTGCTTTCTGCTGATAGTGCTGTCCTATGTGTCCATTGTCTGCTCCATCCTGAGGATCCGCACCTCAGAGGGCAGACACAGAGCCTTTCAGACCTGCGCCTCCCACTGCATCGTggtcctttgtttctttgtgcctTGTGTTTTCATCTACCTGAGACCTGGCTCCAGGGATGTcatggatggggttgtggctgttTTCTACACTGTGCTGACACCTCTTCTTAACCCTGTTGTGTACACCCTGAGGAACAAGGAGGTGAAGAAAGCTCTGTCAAAGCTGAAGGACAAATTGGCCTATTCTCAGAGCCAGTAA